One Gordonia pseudamarae genomic window, GGCGGCCACACCCACCGGATCGACCGCCATCAGAGGGTGTCGTTCAGCGTCTTGATCGGCATCGACAGATCGACGAGCAGATCCAGATCGTCCTCGGCGGGACGGCCGAGCGTGGTCAGGTAGTTGCCGACGATGACGGCGTTGATGCCGCCGAGGATGCCCTGCTTGGCGCCGAGGTCACCGAGGGTGATCTCGCGCCCGCCGGCGAACCGCAGGATGGTGCGCGGCAGCGCGAGACGGAACGCGGCCACGGCCTTGAGCGCCTCGGATGCGGGCAACACATCCAGATCGCCGAACGGGGTACCCGGGCGCGGGTTGAGGAAGTTCAGCGGCACCTCGTCGGGTTCGAGCTGGGCGAGCTGGGTGGCGAACTCGGCACGCTGCTCGATGCTTTCCCCCATACCGAGGATGCCGCCGCAACACACCTCCATACCGGCCTCGCGCACCATCCGCAGCGTGTCCCAGCGCTCCTCGTAGGTGTGGGTCGTGACGACCTTGGTGAAGTGCGACTTGGCGGTCTCCAGATTGTGGTTGTAGCGGTGCACACCCATCGCGGCCAGCTGGTCGACCTGCTCCTGGGTGAGCATGCCCAGGCTGCACGCGATCTGGATGTCGACCTCGTTGCGGATGGCCTCGATACCTGCGGCCACCTGGCT contains:
- the bioB gene encoding biotin synthase BioB gives rise to the protein MTQAPVRPGDISDDIATRDILDVAREQVLERGEALDYDQVLQVLRLPDERLTELLQLAHDVRMQWCGPEVEVEGIISLKTGGCPEDCHFCSQSGLFESPVRTAWIDIPSLVEAAKQTAKTGATEFCIVAAVRGPDKRLLSQVAAGIEAIRNEVDIQIACSLGMLTQEQVDQLAAMGVHRYNHNLETAKSHFTKVVTTHTYEERWDTLRMVREAGMEVCCGGILGMGESIEQRAEFATQLAQLEPDEVPLNFLNPRPGTPFGDLDVLPASEALKAVAAFRLALPRTILRFAGGREITLGDLGAKQGILGGINAVIVGNYLTTLGRPAEDDLDLLVDLSMPIKTLNDTL